The Lutibacter profundi region GATCTTATTCGAGAAATGAATGAAGAATACGGGTGTGGAGAATGGGTCTCCTCTGATCAAGGTTCTGAAATAAATATGGATAACTGGAAAGTTATACACCGTAAATTTGTTAGAAGAATAGCACGTTTAACGTATTATTGGAGGAAAGATAAGTCAATTACAAGAGGTGAGAGATCTCAATTATATCGTGCAGCTAAAGAATCAAAGGTACCTTACTGTTATTTTGAGTATTAATTATTAAGGAGGAAACTACAACCGTACTGTTGTATAGATAAAAGTAAATGTAAGAGGCTGTCTGAAAAGGCAGTCTTTTTTTTTGGAAAAAAGTTAGCGATTGCTTATTTTCATGGTATGAAATCAAAAGCAGTATTCAAGACCTATAATCAAGACCAATTAAGCTTACTACCTCCAAGTTACGATGAATTAGTACCAAAGAATCATCCAGTCCGCATAGTAAATCATATCATAGATAATGTAGACATTAGTACTTTAGAATCAACTTATAAAGGAGGAGGTACTTCGAGTTATCATCCACGCATGTTATTAAAAGTAATTGTTTATGCCTATTTACGCAATTTATATTCTTCCCGAAAAATAGAGCAAGCTTTATATGAGAACATTCATTTTATGTGGCTTAGTGGACAAAGCAAACCAGACCACAATACCATTAATGATTTTCGAGGAAAGCGACTACAAGGACATTTAAAAAAAATATTCCATCAAGTAGTGCTACTTTTGTCAGAACAAGGTGTTTTATCCTTAAAAGATATTTTTGTAGATGGTACTAAAATTGAAGCCAATGCCAATCGCTATACTTTTGTATGGGGAAAATCTATAAAGACCAGTAAAGAGCGTATTAAAAAACAACTCAAAGAACTTTGGTATTATGTAGAAAAGGTTTATAAAGAAGAACAACATATTCCAAATACACCAGATTTTCAAGCCCTTGATGCAGACAAAATAGAAGCCACTATTAATCAAATAAATGAAGCTTTACAAGGAAAGGAAATAGACAAGAAAGTAAAACAAAAACTCTCTTACGCTAAGAGAAATTGGCCAAAAAACATGGCTAAATATCAACAACAAGAAGCAATTTTAAAACAGCGAAACAGTTATAGCAAAACTGACACAGACGCTACTTTTATGCGTATGAAGGATGATTATATGCAAAACGGGCAACTCAAGCCAGCCTACAATGTTCAAGCATCCACAAATAATCAATACCTAACCAATTATACTTT contains the following coding sequences:
- a CDS encoding IS1182 family transposase, with the translated sequence MKSKAVFKTYNQDQLSLLPPSYDELVPKNHPVRIVNHIIDNVDISTLESTYKGGGTSSYHPRMLLKVIVYAYLRNLYSSRKIEQALYENIHFMWLSGQSKPDHNTINDFRGKRLQGHLKKIFHQVVLLLSEQGVLSLKDIFVDGTKIEANANRYTFVWGKSIKTSKERIKKQLKELWYYVEKVYKEEQHIPNTPDFQALDADKIEATINQINEALQGKEIDKKVKQKLSYAKRNWPKNMAKYQQQEAILKQRNSYSKTDTDATFMRMKDDYMQNGQLKPAYNVQASTNNQYLTNYTLAQTTADTTTLKDHINNRIENYKQKPETLTADAGYGSEENYTDLEDKEITAYVKYNYFHKEQQDKKKGKSNPFHPDELYYNQQTDTYYCPMGQAMTYIGSYQKKTKNGFSQELHRYQAQNCDGCPLRSLCHKSKHNRIIERNYNLIRLKSKARKLLLSQQGIAKRKQRCWDVEAVFGNIKQNMNFKRFMLRGIGKVNVEIGLVAMAHNLKKYSLTL